DNA from Rhodoligotrophos defluvii:
GGTGGTGGGCGTGGTCGAGCGTATCGAGCTTGGGCCCTCCGACCGCCCGCTCGTCTATTTCGACGGCGCGTTCCACGCTCTCGAGACAAGGAGGAATGCCGATGCGCGTGATGGTTCTGGTGAAGGCGACGGCGGATAGCGAGGCGGGGATGATGCCCTCGACCGAGCTTCTTGAAGCCATGGGCAAGTTCAACCAAGAGCTGGTCGAGGCCGGCATCATGCTCGCGGGCGAAGGCCTGCACCCCTCCTCGAAGGGCAAGCGAGTGATGTTCGACGGGCCCAACCGCACCGTCATCGATGGTCCCTTCGATCAAACGAAGGAGCTCGTTGCCGGCTTCTGGATCTGGCAGGTCAAGGACATGGCCGAGGCGGTGGAGTGGGTGAAGCGCTGCCCCAATCCCATGCCCGGCCCGAGCGAGATCGAGATCCGGCCCGTAGTCGAAGCGGCCGACTTCGGCGATGCGCTCACGCCGGAGCTTGCCGAGCAGGAAGAGCGGCTCCGCGAAAGGGTCGCACGTCGCTGAACGGCGGCGGCAAGCTTCTCTGCTTTCCCTGGCAGCCCTGAGGTCAACGAGATGAGCCACATTATCCACCGGGTGCTTGGGGCGACTTATCCGCGCGCGGTCGCGGGCGATGGCGCCTACATCATCGATGCGGACGGCAAACGGTATCTCGACGCATCCGGCGGCGCGGCGGTGTCGTGCCTCGGCCACAGCGAGCGGCGGGTGACGGAGGCGATCAAAGCACAGCTCGACGCCATTCCCTATTCACACACGTCCTTCTTCACCTCCGCGCCGGCAGAAGAACTGGCGGCCTTGCTGGCCGAACAGGCACCGCCCGGTCTCGACCACGTGTTTCTGGTGTCCGGCGGCTCGGAGGCGATGGAGGCGGCGCTGAAGCTCGCCCGCCAGTATTTCGTCGAGAAGGGCGAGCCCGACCGCCGCCGGTTCATCGCCCGCCGCCAGAGCTTTCACGGCAATACCCTGGGGGCGCTTGCGGTGGGTGGCAACCTGGCGCGCCGCGCGCTCTACGACCCGCTGCTGATCGATGTGGAGCATGTCTCGCCCTGCTATGCCTATCGCGACAAGGCGGCGGACGAGGATGACGAAGCCTATGG
Protein-coding regions in this window:
- a CDS encoding YciI family protein; translated protein: MRVMVLVKATADSEAGMMPSTELLEAMGKFNQELVEAGIMLAGEGLHPSSKGKRVMFDGPNRTVIDGPFDQTKELVAGFWIWQVKDMAEAVEWVKRCPNPMPGPSEIEIRPVVEAADFGDALTPELAEQEERLRERVARR